One Hippocampus zosterae strain Florida chromosome 4, ASM2543408v3, whole genome shotgun sequence genomic window carries:
- the dhcr7 gene encoding 7-dehydrocholesterol reductase, translating to MNGATEITRRRVQNGSHGPSASDKMAEPAQWGRAWEVDWFSLLSVVALLCFAPFIVFFFVMACDQYQCSVTQPLLELYGGETTLMSIWARVPFVTWSAAKIYAVWVIFQVVLYTCLPDMVHKVLPGYVGGVQDGARTPAGFVNKYEINGLQCWLITHALWLANARYLRWFSPTIIFDNWIPLMWCANVLGYAVATFAFVKAYLFPTNPEDCKFTGNIFYNYMMGIEFNPRVGEWFDFKLFFNGRPGIVAWTLINLSYMAKQEELYGQVSNSMLLVNALQAIYVLDFFWNEAWYLKTIDICHDHFGWYLGWGDCVWLPYLYTLQGLYLVYHPVHLSWAHATAVLLLGLSGYYIFRATNHQKDLFRRSEGACAIWGRPATFIECSYRSADGGAHRSKLLTSGFWGVARHFNYTGDLMGSLAYCAACGFGHLLPYFYIVYMSILLVHRCVRDEHRCGSKYGADWKRYTDAVPHRLIPGIF from the exons ATGAACGGTGCCACGGAAATCACCAGGAGGCGGGTCCAAAATGGCAGCCACGGCCCATCGGCGTCCGACAAGATGGCAGAGCCTGCGCAGTGGGGGAGAGCCTG GGAGGTGGACTGGTTTTCTCTGCTGAGCGTGGTGGCCCTGCTGTGCTTCGCGCCGttcatcgtcttttttttcgtgaTGGCCTGCGACCAGTACCAGTGTTCGGTCACGCAGCCCCTCTTGGAGCTCTATGGCGGCGAGACCACCCTCATGTCCATCTGGGCCCGCGTACCCTTCGTCACCTGGTCGGCCGCCAAGATCTACGCCGTGTGGGTCATTTTCCAG GTGGTGTTGTACACGTGCTTGCCCGACATGGTGCACAAAGTGCTCCCCGGTTACGTCGGGGGGGTCCAGGACGGCGCCCGAACCCCCGCAG GCTTCGTCAACAAGTACGAGATCAACGGTCTGCAGTGCTGGCTCATCACGCACGCCCTGTGGCTGGCCAACGCCCGCTACTTGCGCTGGTTCTCGCCCACCATCATCTTTGACAACTGGATCCCGCTCATGTGGTGCGCCAACGTGCTGGGTTACGCCGTGGCCACCTTCGCATTTGTCAAGGCCTACTTATTCCCCACCAACCCGGAGGACTG TAAGTTCACGGGCAACATTTTCTACAACTACATGATGGGCATCGAGTTCAACCCGCGCGTGGGCGAGTGGTTCGACTTCAAGCTGTTCTTCAACGGGCGCCCGGGCATTGTGGCCTGGACGCTCATCAACCTCTCCTACATGGCCAAGCAAGAGGAACTCTACGGCCAAGTGAGCAACTCCATGCTGCTGGTGAACGCCCTGCAG GCCATCTATGTGTTGGATTTCTTTTGGAACGAAGCGTGGTACCTCAAGACCATCGATATCTGCCACGACCACTTTGGCTGGTACCTGGGCTGGGGCGACTGCGTGTGGCTGCCCTACCTCTACACGCTACAG GGTCTGTACCTGGTGTACCATCCGGTGCACCTGTCCTGGGCTCACGCCACGGCCGTGCTGCTTCTGGGCCTGTCGGGCTACTACATCTTCCGCGCCACCAACCACCAGAAGGACCTGTTCCGCCGCAGCGAGGGCGCCTGCGccatctgggggcggcccgccACCTTCATCGAGTGCTCGTACCGCTCGGCCGACGGCGGCGCGCACCGCAGCAAGCTGCTGACGTCGGGCTTCTGGGGCGTGGCGCGCCACTTCAACTACACGGGCGACCTGATGGGCTCGCTGGCGTACTGCGCCGCCTGCGGATTCGGCCACCTGCTGCCGTACTTCTACATCGTCTACATGAGCATCCTGCTGGTGCACCGATGCGTGCGGGACGAGCACCGCTGCGGAAGCAAGTACGGCGCCGACTGGAAGCGCTACACGGACGCCGTGCCGCACCGACTCATCCCGGGAATCTTCTAG